TCTACGAGAAGATCACCCCCTACCTCAGGCCGCTCTACGACGCGCTCTACGACATGATGGAGGTGAGCCAGGTGCAGCGGCACATCGAACGGGGGATTATCGAGGTTGCGCCGCTCGCCTACATGAGGGGCAGGACGCTCAACGACTCGTTCATCATCCTCGACGAAGCGCAGAACAGCACGAGCGAGCAGATGAAGATGTTTCTCACGCGGCTTGGGTTCGATTCAAAAACGGTGATCACCGGTGATATCACCCAGGTCGATCTTCCCGGGCACCGGCAGTCCGGCCTCGTGCAGGTGCAGTCCGTGCTGGAGGAGATCACGGGTATCAGGTTTGTGTATTTCACCGAGCGGGATGTCGTGCGCCATGAGCTCGTGCAGGAGATCATCAGGGCGTACGAGAGAATCCCCAGGAGTGGGTGAGGGCGGCCGTGAGGCGCGGCCAATCATGGAGCGGGTGAATACGGCGATGAGATTCTTGACTCGATACAGTCTTCGAAAACAGGGGCTCACCGGGAAAAAGCTCAGGAAAGAACATCCCCGGGGGGGGATGCATGGCGTCCTGGAGGGGAGTCATTTCGTCAAGGGGCTCATCGCAGTCAGCAGCTGTGCCGGGGTTGTGGCGATTGTTCTCCTGGGGAGGGAATCGCACCGTGAGGCGCTCGATCTGTACGTTGGTCAGCCGGCCCCACGTGACGTGTTCGCTGATATTGGTTTCTCGTATGGGGATGGGGAGGCGACGGGAAGGTTGAGGATGGAAGCCTCCCAGAAGGTGCCCCCTCAGTACGGTTTTTCTACGGAGAAACTCAAGGAGTGCGCGCGCCAGTTCAGAGATACGCTCGGGGCGGCGACTGAGGAGCAAGCGGTTGAACGGGCGAAGAGACCCACGGTTGAAAAGAGCGGCAAGGGTGAATATGGACACGCGTCCCCTCTGAAAGCCCGTGATTTGGAGTCGCTCAAGCAGGCGCCTGATCCCGCGAGGCTCGCGGCCCAGATGGGATCTTCTCTCATAGTGCTGGGCGGCCATGATGCACAGGTCATTCGCGATGTCGCGCGCGGGGGCGAGTGGACGGAAGGCTCTCAGGACGGTGAGCGCCAGCGGAGTGCGCTGCTCAGGGCCGCGCGAGAGGAAATCGAAAAGTGGGCGGTGGGCGTGTTTCCGCGGGACCGACGGATGAGAGAGGCGGCGGGGAATGCGCTCACCCTCGCGTGCGAGTGGAGCATCGATTACGATGAAGTGCTCACCCAGCGCGTGAAAGACATGGTTGCAGCCCGGATAAAGCCCGTCATCACTCTGGTGCAGCCGGGGAGAAAGATCATCGAGAAGGGGTATGAGGTGACGCCGCAGCAGATGGATATATATTCGGCGTATCTCGCGCGGCGCGAGCAGGTTGAGCCCGTCGCGCAGAGAATGAGGGAGCGCCTCTACTATACCCTCGGCCTGACGCTCCTCATGGTGATGTTTCTCATCGTGTCGCGGCGGTACCTCAGATACTACCAGGATCAGATTTACCAGAGCAACTCAGCCCTCTTCATGCTGGAGCTCATTGTGCTGGGCGCGCTCCTGCTCTCCCGCGGCATATCACTGATTCCGTTCGGGACAATTCAATCGAGCTGGAACAATATCTTTTACTACCTCGTGGCGGTTTCTGTCCCCGCCGCGGCGATCCTGATGACCTTCCTGCTCAACCGCTCCCTCGCCCTTTTTTTCGCGATGCTCATCGGCATACTTGTCGGCATCATAAAAGGCTTCAGCCTCCCGTACACGATCGTTGGCATCGTGGCGGGGATTGTGGCGGTGTACGCCAGCGTCGGCGTTCGGCGCCGCAGCCAGCTCGTCAATGGGGGCGCCACGATTGCCCTGGCGAACATCATTACCATCAGCGCCCTCGGCGCCATCGGCAACCTGAACATTATCTCCGCCACGGTGGGATACCGCGCGGCAGGAGGGTTTCTCTCGGGCATGCTCGCATCTTTTATCGCGGCGAGTTTCCTGCCGCTCTTCGAACATGCGTTCAACGTGGTCACGGATATCCGGCTCCTCGAACTCTCCGACCTCAACCACCCGCTGCTCAAGATGATGTTTATCGAGGCGCCTGGCACCTACCACCACAGCATCATGGTGGGGAACCTCGCTGAGGCGGCTGCCGAGGCAGTGGGGGCGAATCCGCTCCAGGTGAGGGTCTGTGCCTACTTCCACGATATTGGGAAAATGAGAAAACCGGAATATTTTACGGAAAACGAGCTGTACGGCAAGAACATGCACATCGAGCTCAACCCTCGCATGAGCAGCCTGGTCATACTCTCACACGTGAGGGATGGGGTCGATATGGCCATCACATATAAACTCAACCGCAAGATCATTGATGCCATACGGCAGCACCATGGGGACAGTCTGGTCTATTTCTTCTACCGACGCGCCGAAGAGACCAAGGCAGAGGGGGAAGAGGTTGCACAGGAGGACTTCCGCTACGAGGGGCCCAAACCACAGAGCAAGGAAACCGCGATCCTCCTCATCGCGGATGCCGTGGAAGCCGCCTCGCGCAGCCTGGGCCGGCCGACGCCGTCGCGCATCAAAAATCTTGTGCAGGAGATCATCAACCAGCGCATCATCGACGGACAACTCGACGAGTGCGATCTCACGTTCAACGAGCTGCGGCTCATCGCGAAGAGATTTGAGCACATGCTCAACAGCACCTTTCACGCACGCATCAAGTATCCCGAGAGAGGCGACGATGCTGAGGGGCGGGAGCTGCGAAATGAGCGTTCTGGTGAGGAGCCAGCTCAAAAAAACAAGGATTGATTCAGCGGAGGCCTCCCGCTTCGCGCGATTCATCATGGGGCGGTTGCGCTGCGCGAGGGGCGCGGAACTGAGCGTCCTCTTTGCGGGAAACCGCGCCGTGCGGCGGCTGAACCGGGAATACAGGGGCGTGGATCGAACGACCGACGTCCTGGCGTTTCCCCTGAGCAGTCGGCGGGCCGAGGCCCTGCGCGCCGGTGCGCTGGGCGACGTGGTTATCTCGGTTGACCGCGCGCGCCGGTGCGCCCGGCGGCTCCGGACCACGGCCAATGCCGAGATACTGCTGTACCTCACCCATGGCATTCTCCACCTGTGCGGTTTTGATGACCGCACCGCTCGGGGGCGGGTGAGAATGGAGCGGCGGCAGGAGGCGCTCATCCGTCAGGCATTGAAGAGGAGATCATGGAACGTCATAAGTTAGTCGAGAGCTTCACGTGCGCCATAGAGGGCATTACCTACGTGCTCAGGACGCAGCGCAACATGCGCATTCACCTTGTCGCCGGCGCGGGGGTGATCGTCGCAGCGCTCGTCTTCAGCATCCCCCGCGTGGACTTCCTGCTGATCTGCATCGCCATTTTTTTCGTGCTCTTCGCCGAGATGGTCAATACCGCGGCGGAACTCACCATCGATCTGATCAGTGAAACCTACCATCCGCTCGCAAGGATCGTGAAGGACATCGGAGCGGGGGCGGTGATGCTCTCCTCGATCAATTCGATCGTCATCGGCTACCTCGTGTTCATGAGGCAGCTTGAGCGGCGGGCGATCACAGGGGCCGATTTCATCAAGGGCCTTCCCGCCTATGTGAGTTTCCTCGTCCTCCTTATCGTGATCGTCGTCACGGTGCTCATGAAGATCGTCGTTGGCCGTGGCACCCCGATGAGCGGGGGGATGCCGAGCGTGCACAGCGCGGTCGCGTTTGCGGCGGCTACAATCGTTTCGCTCCTCGTCCCCGCCTCGTTCCCGGTGATCCTGTTGTCATATTTTCTCGCGCTCATGGTGGTGCAGGGCAGGATCGCGGCGGGGATCCACACGTTCCCTGAGGTGATCACGGGTGCGCTGCTCGGTTTCCTGATCACGCTCACACTCTATCACCTGTATCGGTATGCAACTGCGGGGTGCTAGGTAATGGACGGGGGGATAACGCGGAGTTTACGGTCGGCACGTGATCCGTGGTGAGTCGTCTCGAAGGCGTCTGT
This genomic stretch from Candidatus Auribacterota bacterium harbors:
- a CDS encoding diacylglycerol kinase — translated: MERHKLVESFTCAIEGITYVLRTQRNMRIHLVAGAGVIVAALVFSIPRVDFLLICIAIFFVLFAEMVNTAAELTIDLISETYHPLARIVKDIGAGAVMLSSINSIVIGYLVFMRQLERRAITGADFIKGLPAYVSFLVLLIVIVVTVLMKIVVGRGTPMSGGMPSVHSAVAFAAATIVSLLVPASFPVILLSYFLALMVVQGRIAAGIHTFPEVITGALLGFLITLTLYHLYRYATAGC
- a CDS encoding HDIG domain-containing protein; amino-acid sequence: MERVNTAMRFLTRYSLRKQGLTGKKLRKEHPRGGMHGVLEGSHFVKGLIAVSSCAGVVAIVLLGRESHREALDLYVGQPAPRDVFADIGFSYGDGEATGRLRMEASQKVPPQYGFSTEKLKECARQFRDTLGAATEEQAVERAKRPTVEKSGKGEYGHASPLKARDLESLKQAPDPARLAAQMGSSLIVLGGHDAQVIRDVARGGEWTEGSQDGERQRSALLRAAREEIEKWAVGVFPRDRRMREAAGNALTLACEWSIDYDEVLTQRVKDMVAARIKPVITLVQPGRKIIEKGYEVTPQQMDIYSAYLARREQVEPVAQRMRERLYYTLGLTLLMVMFLIVSRRYLRYYQDQIYQSNSALFMLELIVLGALLLSRGISLIPFGTIQSSWNNIFYYLVAVSVPAAAILMTFLLNRSLALFFAMLIGILVGIIKGFSLPYTIVGIVAGIVAVYASVGVRRRSQLVNGGATIALANIITISALGAIGNLNIISATVGYRAAGGFLSGMLASFIAASFLPLFEHAFNVVTDIRLLELSDLNHPLLKMMFIEAPGTYHHSIMVGNLAEAAAEAVGANPLQVRVCAYFHDIGKMRKPEYFTENELYGKNMHIELNPRMSSLVILSHVRDGVDMAITYKLNRKIIDAIRQHHGDSLVYFFYRRAEETKAEGEEVAQEDFRYEGPKPQSKETAILLIADAVEAASRSLGRPTPSRIKNLVQEIINQRIIDGQLDECDLTFNELRLIAKRFEHMLNSTFHARIKYPERGDDAEGRELRNERSGEEPAQKNKD
- the ybeY gene encoding rRNA maturation RNase YbeY translates to MSVLVRSQLKKTRIDSAEASRFARFIMGRLRCARGAELSVLFAGNRAVRRLNREYRGVDRTTDVLAFPLSSRRAEALRAGALGDVVISVDRARRCARRLRTTANAEILLYLTHGILHLCGFDDRTARGRVRMERRQEALIRQALKRRSWNVIS